The following are from one region of the Sulfurimicrobium lacus genome:
- a CDS encoding pilin — translation MKRVQQGFTLIELMIVIAIIGILAAVALPAYQDYTVRAKVSEGILAASSARTAVAETYANAGKMLVSASSMGVQSQSSKYVSSVDWVGDNADAGTVTVTLSNDAGLAAATGKTLLITASGTSTTGAVAFTCKKGTIDAKYLPGSCKN, via the coding sequence ATGAAACGTGTACAACAAGGCTTTACATTGATCGAACTGATGATCGTTATCGCGATTATCGGCATTCTGGCCGCCGTCGCATTGCCGGCCTATCAGGATTACACCGTCCGCGCGAAAGTTAGTGAAGGCATTTTGGCGGCCTCTTCGGCACGTACCGCTGTCGCAGAAACCTATGCAAACGCCGGCAAAATGCTGGTGTCCGCCAGCTCCATGGGCGTCCAAAGCCAAAGCTCGAAATACGTGTCTAGCGTAGACTGGGTAGGCGACAACGCTGACGCCGGCACTGTGACCGTAACGCTGTCGAACGATGCCGGCCTTGCCGCGGCAACTGGCAAAACGCTCCTGATCACAGCATCGGGCACTTCCACAACGGGTGCGGTTGCATTTACCTGCAAAAAAGGCACCATCGACGCGAAGTATCTGCCAGGCTCCTGCAAGAATTAA
- a CDS encoding pilus assembly protein PilF, which produces MTHSLLILRQISAWITILALTLTVMLPGLHGEFIFDDNPNIVDNSAIQLETLNLDSLHASISGPTAGPLGRPISVISFALTYYFFGLDPFAFKAINLAIHAINGLLVAWLVKLLLRVSPGIQASEKTIVWLPIWVAAAWLIHPINVITVMLAVQRMALLSGMFLLLALICQLKAMSMPQGEKKSWAWVAAGWLLFWPLSILSKETGLLFPLYSLAIMLLLRSPSVTTLRRPSWAIPASLLSLPIIAITMLIILGGNWLESAYAMRPFTLSERLLTEARVLWFYAAQIITPNYASFGLYLDDFSLSTGILQPPTTLLSVIGWGATILGIWLFRNRQPLLCFGVAWFLVGHSLESTFLPLEIAQEYRNYIPSIGLVFAVGHLGLATLQKLDSDYRPLTIRMLAVTSILVLALFTWLRAGQMGNPLLGTQMEATRHPQSARANHAAALALIKAGYGGASDPIAGNNIRFYLQQSEMADPSFKFGYLGLIVWSCGSGRPVEKQWLDGLSDRLEHTPFAPKDYALPDLLFKPLISMPKCLSREDATKLFVAGANNPSIRKSLRARFLETAADYELLASADPHAAQGYLEMALALSPDNPELRRKLESFDFLKPHKNKAP; this is translated from the coding sequence GTGACCCATTCATTGTTAATTCTCCGTCAAATTTCCGCTTGGATTACCATCCTCGCCTTGACGCTTACCGTCATGCTGCCTGGCCTGCATGGCGAATTTATTTTTGACGACAACCCCAATATTGTCGACAACAGTGCCATTCAGCTTGAAACCTTAAATTTAGACTCGCTTCACGCCAGCATTTCAGGCCCGACGGCGGGCCCTTTGGGTCGCCCAATCAGCGTTATTAGCTTCGCTCTTACCTATTATTTCTTTGGCCTTGACCCGTTCGCATTCAAGGCAATCAATCTCGCCATACACGCCATCAACGGGCTACTTGTTGCTTGGCTCGTAAAGTTACTGCTGCGCGTATCACCCGGCATTCAAGCCTCGGAAAAAACGATCGTCTGGCTGCCAATCTGGGTCGCAGCCGCGTGGCTGATTCACCCCATTAACGTCATAACCGTGATGCTCGCCGTGCAGCGCATGGCCCTGCTGTCCGGAATGTTCTTGCTACTGGCGCTTATCTGCCAATTGAAAGCCATGTCGATGCCACAGGGAGAGAAAAAATCCTGGGCGTGGGTTGCCGCAGGCTGGTTGCTGTTTTGGCCGCTATCAATATTAAGCAAGGAAACGGGGTTGCTTTTCCCGCTTTATAGCCTTGCCATCATGTTACTGCTCCGATCACCCTCTGTTACGACTCTTCGACGCCCATCATGGGCGATCCCGGCATCGCTTTTATCGCTTCCAATCATAGCAATCACCATGCTGATCATTCTTGGCGGGAACTGGCTTGAAAGCGCTTACGCAATGCGCCCATTCACACTGAGCGAGCGCCTTCTGACCGAAGCACGCGTGCTTTGGTTTTACGCCGCACAAATTATCACGCCCAACTATGCGTCATTTGGACTCTACCTTGACGACTTTTCTTTATCGACAGGGATTCTCCAGCCGCCCACAACACTGCTCTCGGTCATCGGATGGGGTGCGACCATTCTGGGGATCTGGCTCTTCCGGAACCGCCAGCCATTATTGTGTTTTGGGGTAGCATGGTTTCTCGTGGGGCACAGCCTCGAATCAACCTTTCTGCCACTTGAAATTGCCCAGGAGTACAGGAACTACATTCCATCTATTGGACTAGTCTTTGCAGTTGGCCACTTGGGCTTGGCAACCCTGCAAAAGCTGGACTCCGATTATCGCCCTTTGACAATTCGCATGCTGGCGGTTACTTCCATATTGGTTCTTGCATTATTTACTTGGCTACGGGCGGGCCAGATGGGAAACCCATTACTTGGAACCCAGATGGAAGCGACGCGCCACCCACAATCCGCGCGGGCCAATCACGCTGCGGCACTCGCGCTGATCAAGGCTGGTTATGGCGGCGCAAGCGACCCTATTGCTGGAAATAATATACGGTTTTATTTGCAGCAATCGGAAATGGCAGACCCATCATTCAAATTCGGCTACCTTGGCCTGATCGTCTGGTCATGCGGGTCAGGAAGACCTGTAGAGAAACAATGGCTCGACGGCTTATCGGACCGCCTCGAACATACTCCGTTTGCGCCGAAGGATTATGCGCTGCCAGACCTTCTTTTCAAACCTTTGATCAGCATGCCGAAGTGCTTAAGCAGGGAAGATGCGACGAAGCTGTTTGTAGCGGGAGCGAATAATCCAAGTATCCGCAAGTCGCTGCGGGCGCGCTTCCTTGAAACAGCGGCCGACTATGAATTGCTGGCATCCGCCGACCCTCATGCGGCGCAGGGTTATTTAGAAATGGCACTAGCACTCTCGCCAGACAACCCTGAACTGAGGCGAAAATTAGAAAGCTTTGATTTCCTGAAACCACACAAAAATAAAGCCCCTTAA
- a CDS encoding tetratricopeptide repeat protein: MFNWLKKVLPAPEKSADAPAAGPSNDSSARGLQNESAVHKKQGNAYLAQGQIEEAAECYRRAVAINPGDAESFLNLGFVSKEQKLFAEAEHYLKQAISINQEMEDAYYLLATVLQEQGNLNGAIVNFSKAIELKPGFEMVYGELFYALFQNGQYQQAEDIIRKGVALNPDNAEFHYYLGTLYVKDTKRDQAIDCFLKTLSLQPEHVEAHCNLGHVFQAQGKLDDAIAHYRHALTLQPDYAEVYNNLGSALQAQDRLDDAVDNYRHALTLQPQFAEAHFNLISVLQAQGKLDEAVDHYRHALSLKPNDPAVRGNLGHTLHRQGKLDEAIEQYRQALLLKPDFPEIHNNLGYALQEQGKLDEAVESYHKTLSLKPDFPEAYRNLIGLLQEQGRLDEEIARYRQLLSQNPDSVVVHEYLGYALRLQGKWDEAVWHYRHVLSLKPDLAISHANLGHALQVQGKLNEAIECYQRAIVLTPNMAETHNNLGNALQEQGRQDEAIQSYHRAISLRPDYVEAHNNLGHTLQAQGDLDEAIACYRHALSLNPEHPQVRGNLLFSLSFYSGCSPDQYLAEARLYGSKVLARAKPYSRWLVNPIDVDARPLRVGFVSGDLRRHPVGFFLESILSHLNPDRVELVAYPTQPEEDELTARIKSRFNAWSPIVGLSDEVAARKIHSDGLHILIDLAGHTAKNRLPIFAWKPAPVQVSWLGYFASTGVPGMDYLLADPISVPESHRRHFTETVWYLPDTRLCFTAPTTGANSEPTPLPATRNGYVTFGCFQRTSKINDDVLALWGRIFSALPQARLRLQNNEVRSPAVRDQLLQRLAQVGIDPMRVTIQGAVPRTDYLAAHADVDIILDTFPYPGGTTTCEALWMGVPTITLAGDTLLARQGASLLACAGLGDWIAYDKESYVARALTHAVDLECLARLRLELRKKVLASPLFDAPLFARNLEEALRNMWRQKVKEIGTQATEVS; the protein is encoded by the coding sequence ATGTTTAACTGGCTCAAGAAGGTTTTGCCCGCACCTGAAAAATCAGCTGATGCGCCTGCGGCGGGACCAAGCAATGATTCGTCGGCGCGCGGCTTGCAGAATGAGAGCGCTGTCCATAAAAAACAGGGCAATGCGTATCTCGCCCAAGGCCAGATCGAAGAGGCGGCAGAATGTTACCGGCGGGCAGTTGCGATCAATCCCGGTGATGCCGAAAGTTTCCTCAACCTGGGGTTTGTATCAAAGGAACAGAAGCTTTTCGCGGAAGCGGAGCATTACCTCAAGCAGGCCATTTCAATAAACCAGGAGATGGAAGACGCATACTACCTGCTAGCGACTGTCCTGCAGGAACAAGGCAATCTGAACGGGGCGATAGTAAATTTCAGCAAGGCCATTGAACTCAAGCCTGGTTTTGAGATGGTTTATGGTGAGTTATTTTATGCGCTCTTCCAGAACGGGCAATATCAACAAGCCGAGGACATAATCAGAAAAGGCGTCGCGCTTAATCCAGATAACGCAGAGTTTCACTATTATCTCGGAACGCTATATGTCAAAGACACAAAACGTGACCAGGCAATCGACTGTTTTTTGAAAACATTGTCCCTTCAGCCGGAACATGTTGAGGCACACTGCAATCTTGGGCATGTATTTCAGGCCCAAGGGAAACTAGATGATGCGATTGCGCATTATCGCCATGCACTAACCCTTCAGCCGGATTACGCTGAGGTCTATAACAATCTTGGGAGTGCGCTTCAGGCGCAAGATAGGCTAGACGACGCAGTTGATAATTATCGTCATGCGCTAACACTGCAACCGCAATTTGCGGAGGCTCACTTTAACCTGATAAGTGTTCTTCAGGCGCAAGGCAAACTGGATGAGGCAGTTGACCATTATCGTCATGCGCTCTCGCTTAAGCCGAACGATCCTGCGGTACGTGGCAACCTTGGGCACACCCTTCACAGGCAGGGCAAGTTGGACGAGGCGATCGAACAGTATCGCCAAGCGCTTCTGTTAAAGCCAGATTTTCCCGAAATACATAATAACCTGGGATATGCCCTCCAGGAACAAGGCAAACTGGACGAGGCGGTTGAAAGTTACCACAAGACGCTATCGCTCAAGCCGGATTTCCCCGAGGCGTATCGTAACCTCATTGGGTTGCTTCAGGAGCAAGGCAGGCTGGACGAGGAGATCGCGCGATACCGACAGTTATTGTCGCAGAATCCGGATAGCGTTGTTGTGCATGAATATCTGGGCTATGCGCTCCGTCTCCAGGGCAAGTGGGACGAGGCGGTCTGGCATTATCGGCATGTCCTCTCGCTAAAGCCAGATCTGGCTATATCCCATGCGAATTTGGGTCATGCACTTCAGGTGCAAGGCAAATTGAATGAGGCGATCGAGTGCTACCAGCGCGCGATCGTTCTCACGCCAAATATGGCCGAGACTCACAATAACCTGGGGAACGCACTCCAGGAACAAGGCAGGCAGGATGAGGCGATTCAGAGTTATCACCGGGCAATATCGCTCAGACCGGATTATGTCGAAGCACATAACAATCTGGGGCACACTCTTCAGGCGCAAGGTGATCTGGACGAGGCGATTGCGTGCTATCGTCACGCTCTGTCACTTAACCCAGAACATCCGCAGGTCCGCGGCAACCTGCTGTTTAGCTTGAGTTTCTATTCTGGGTGTTCGCCAGATCAGTATTTGGCTGAGGCCCGGCTTTATGGAAGTAAAGTGTTGGCTCGGGCTAAGCCCTATTCACGCTGGTTGGTCAATCCGATTGATGTCGATGCGCGGCCGTTGCGGGTTGGTTTTGTATCAGGAGACTTGAGGCGTCATCCAGTAGGTTTCTTTTTGGAAAGCATTCTTTCGCACTTGAATCCAGACCGAGTGGAATTGGTGGCATATCCTACACAGCCTGAAGAGGACGAACTTACTGCGCGCATCAAATCCCGGTTTAACGCATGGTCTCCCATTGTGGGGCTGAGCGACGAAGTCGCTGCCAGAAAAATTCACAGCGATGGCCTTCATATTCTTATCGACCTGGCAGGACACACAGCCAAGAATCGCCTGCCGATTTTTGCCTGGAAACCAGCCCCAGTGCAAGTGAGTTGGCTGGGCTATTTCGCCAGCACTGGAGTGCCCGGGATGGACTACCTGTTGGCGGATCCCATATCGGTTCCGGAATCTCACCGCCGTCACTTTACCGAGACGGTGTGGTATCTGCCGGATACCCGCCTATGTTTTACTGCTCCAACAACAGGCGCAAATTCTGAGCCGACGCCCTTGCCGGCCACGCGCAATGGCTATGTCACTTTTGGCTGTTTCCAGAGGACGAGCAAGATCAATGATGACGTTCTCGCATTGTGGGGACGGATTTTCTCTGCGTTACCTCAAGCCAGGCTGCGGCTTCAAAACAACGAAGTGCGCTCACCGGCTGTCCGTGATCAATTGCTCCAACGGTTGGCCCAAGTGGGGATTGATCCCATGCGTGTAACGATTCAGGGAGCGGTTCCCAGGACGGATTACCTGGCGGCACATGCTGATGTCGATATCATTCTGGATACCTTCCCTTATCCTGGCGGTACGACTACTTGCGAGGCTTTATGGATGGGGGTGCCAACGATAACGCTTGCCGGGGACACTTTGCTCGCCCGCCAAGGTGCCAGTCTGCTGGCTTGCGCCGGATTGGGGGATTGGATAGCTTACGATAAGGAGAGTTACGTAGCCCGGGCGTTGACTCACGCCGTGGATCTTGAATGTTTGGCGCGTCTGCGTTTGGAATTGCGCAAAAAAGTGCTGGCATCGCCACTCTTTGACGCACCACTTTTTGCGCGGAACTTGGAAGAAGCGTTAAGAAATATGTGGCGGCAGAAGGTCAAGGAGATTGGAACGCAGGCGACAGAGGTGAGTTAA
- a CDS encoding tetratricopeptide repeat protein, giving the protein MQTDPLNTESVACKKRGNEFLAQGRLQDAAECYRQAVAVNPQYAEGFLNLGFVLKEQGLYAEAEACLKQAVLINPELEDAFYLLGALSQERGNLAGAAENYNKTLELKPDFEIVYRDLCQVLFESGQNESAKSVIKQGLSLNPESAEFHCYLGNLYVHEKKFDKAIACYRKSLSVDPEYAVVYSNMGKAFIEQGKIDEAIDCYRKAVSLDSESVAVGSKSSLLFLQNYYPRNSPAQYLADAKHYGSEVLSQAKPYASWPACPTNGRRLRVGLVSGDLMGHPVGYFLESILAHLNPSRIELVAYPTQPQEDDLTSRIKPYFSAWNSVAGLNDEAAAQKIHSDGIHILVDLAGHTTHHRLPVFAWKPAPVQVNWLGYFASTGVPGMDYLLADPISVPESQREQFTETVWYLPDTRLCFTPPESSAALTPMLPPSVRKGFITFGCFQNVSKINDEVLGLWARIFHSLPQARLRLQSKQMDCPAACEQMLRRLAQAGIAQHRVVIEGPMPRENYLAAHAEVDIILDTFPYPGGTTTCEALWMGVPTLTLAGNTMLARQGASMLACAGLEEWIASNEEEYVARALFHAADVSRLAQLRSGLREQILASPLFDARRFAQHLEDALHGMWQHSHALNSWEHNV; this is encoded by the coding sequence ATGCAAACTGATCCGTTGAATACTGAAAGTGTGGCTTGCAAGAAGCGCGGGAATGAGTTTTTGGCCCAGGGTCGATTGCAAGACGCTGCGGAATGTTACCGGCAAGCGGTTGCTGTCAATCCACAGTATGCCGAAGGTTTCCTCAACTTAGGTTTTGTTCTAAAGGAACAGGGGCTTTATGCTGAGGCAGAAGCTTGTCTCAAGCAGGCGGTTCTAATAAATCCAGAACTGGAGGATGCATTCTACCTGTTAGGCGCGCTTTCACAGGAACGTGGAAATCTGGCTGGTGCTGCTGAAAATTACAATAAAACCCTTGAGCTCAAACCAGACTTTGAGATTGTTTACCGTGACTTGTGTCAGGTGCTTTTTGAAAGCGGACAAAATGAAAGCGCCAAGAGCGTCATTAAACAAGGGCTTTCTCTTAATCCGGAATCAGCCGAGTTCCACTGTTACCTGGGGAACCTTTACGTTCACGAGAAGAAGTTTGACAAGGCGATCGCTTGCTACAGGAAATCGCTGTCAGTTGATCCGGAATATGCTGTCGTGTACTCAAATATGGGGAAGGCATTCATCGAGCAGGGCAAAATAGATGAGGCCATAGACTGTTATCGGAAGGCCGTGTCGCTTGACTCCGAGTCTGTCGCGGTCGGATCAAAGAGCAGCCTGCTTTTTCTTCAAAATTATTATCCTCGAAATTCACCCGCCCAATACCTTGCGGATGCCAAGCACTATGGCAGTGAAGTGCTGTCTCAAGCCAAGCCTTACGCAAGCTGGCCTGCTTGCCCAACAAACGGCCGACGCTTACGGGTTGGTTTGGTTTCCGGTGACCTGATGGGCCACCCGGTAGGATATTTTCTGGAAAGCATTCTCGCGCATTTGAATCCTTCCCGGATCGAACTGGTGGCCTATCCCACGCAGCCGCAGGAAGATGATCTTACCTCACGCATCAAGCCTTATTTCTCCGCCTGGAACTCTGTCGCCGGACTGAATGACGAAGCCGCAGCGCAGAAAATCCACTCGGATGGTATCCATATTCTCGTTGATCTTGCAGGGCATACGACCCACCACCGCTTGCCGGTATTCGCGTGGAAGCCTGCTCCTGTACAAGTGAACTGGCTGGGCTATTTCGCCAGTACCGGGGTGCCCGGCATGGATTATCTGCTGGCAGATCCCATATCGGTACCAGAGTCTCAGCGGGAGCAGTTCACAGAAACGGTGTGGTATTTGCCGGATACCCGCTTGTGTTTCACGCCGCCCGAGTCGAGTGCTGCGCTGACTCCGATGCTTCCTCCGTCTGTGCGAAAGGGTTTTATCACATTTGGCTGCTTCCAGAATGTGAGCAAGATCAATGATGAAGTGCTGGGCTTATGGGCAAGGATTTTCCACTCCTTGCCTCAGGCCCGGCTGCGGCTGCAAAGCAAGCAAATGGATTGCCCGGCCGCATGCGAGCAAATGCTGCGCCGCCTTGCTCAAGCTGGGATTGCCCAGCACAGGGTGGTCATAGAAGGTCCAATGCCTAGGGAGAATTATCTGGCGGCGCACGCTGAAGTGGATATTATCCTCGACACTTTTCCATATCCTGGCGGGACGACTACCTGCGAAGCCTTGTGGATGGGTGTGCCCACACTGACGCTTGCCGGAAATACCATGCTTGCTCGTCAAGGCGCGAGCATGTTGGCTTGCGCGGGGCTGGAGGAATGGATCGCCAGCAACGAGGAGGAATACGTTGCGCGTGCCTTGTTCCACGCGGCCGACGTCAGCCGGTTGGCGCAACTGCGCTCAGGCTTGCGCGAGCAGATACTCGCCTCGCCTCTCTTTGACGCGCGCCGTTTTGCGCAGCATCTGGAAGATGCGCTGCACGGCATGTGGCAGCATTCCCATGCACTTAATTCGTGGGAACATAATGTTTAA
- a CDS encoding class I SAM-dependent methyltransferase: MSVLFSLIKEMFFDKSIKRGNVGQPSAIDHDLQQNFPEDSTGGRDISSAEKLKVLNVGGNNKDIPIPAPYDGWEHILLDIDPKGLPDVVCDARDLTSLPEADYDSVYCSHNLEHYYRHDVKKVLAGFLHVLKDDGFAYIRVPDVGELMQIVVQRGLDIDDFLYQAPCGPITVCDVIYGYGEQIERSGCDFFAHKTGFTQKSLEVCLLNAGFPVVFVRVGNLEISAFAFKSKPTDDAMALFNLSDVIPSELSQ, encoded by the coding sequence ATGAGTGTGCTTTTTAGCCTGATTAAAGAGATGTTTTTCGATAAATCCATCAAACGAGGGAATGTTGGTCAGCCCAGTGCGATTGATCACGATCTCCAACAAAATTTCCCTGAGGACTCAACGGGCGGTCGTGACATTTCCTCCGCAGAAAAATTGAAAGTACTGAACGTGGGCGGCAATAACAAGGATATTCCGATTCCTGCGCCATATGATGGTTGGGAACATATTTTGTTGGACATCGACCCGAAAGGCTTGCCGGATGTTGTATGTGATGCTCGGGATCTGACGAGTTTGCCCGAAGCCGATTACGATTCCGTTTATTGTTCACATAATCTGGAACATTACTATCGACATGACGTCAAGAAGGTGCTGGCTGGTTTCCTTCATGTCCTGAAAGATGATGGTTTTGCCTATATACGGGTGCCGGATGTGGGTGAATTGATGCAAATTGTGGTTCAACGCGGTCTGGACATAGATGATTTTCTGTACCAGGCACCCTGCGGGCCAATAACGGTCTGCGATGTCATTTATGGTTACGGCGAACAGATCGAGAGGAGCGGTTGCGATTTCTTCGCACATAAGACGGGTTTCACGCAAAAATCACTAGAAGTGTGTCTGCTCAACGCTGGGTTCCCAGTGGTATTCGTCCGCGTAGGGAATCTCGAAATATCAGCCTTTGCGTTCAAGAGTAAGCCAACCGACGATGCCATGGCCCTTTTCAATCTGTCTGACGTAATCCCATCCGAGCTTAGCCAATAA
- a CDS encoding glycosyltransferase family 2 protein, which yields MKQELLSLILPARNEVESLRCLIPTLVATFPDSEIIIVNDGSDDDTLALCAQFPVRVVSHPYPKGNGAAVKSGTRAARGDVLIFMDADGQHQPEDIPRLLEKFAEGYDMVVGARQAGSQAGAHRAVANDVFSRLATWMVGRQVEDLTSGFRVVKADKFRKFLYLLPNGFSYPTTITMSFFRAGFSVAYLPIHTPRRTTGKSHIQPTRDGLRFLLIIFKIGTLYSPLKLFLPISLAFFFSGLGYYLFTFVTEHRFTNMSALLLTSSMLIFLIGLISEQITMLIYKDSD from the coding sequence GTGAAACAAGAACTATTGAGTTTGATTCTCCCCGCGCGCAACGAAGTTGAAAGTTTACGTTGCTTGATACCGACACTCGTGGCAACTTTTCCGGACAGTGAAATTATCATAGTCAACGATGGCTCGGACGATGACACGCTGGCTTTATGCGCACAATTTCCCGTGCGAGTTGTCAGCCACCCTTACCCCAAAGGCAATGGGGCGGCGGTAAAATCCGGCACACGCGCCGCGAGAGGAGATGTGCTGATTTTCATGGATGCCGACGGCCAGCACCAACCGGAGGATATCCCTCGCCTTTTGGAGAAATTCGCCGAGGGTTACGACATGGTGGTGGGCGCGCGTCAAGCCGGCTCGCAAGCAGGTGCTCATCGAGCGGTGGCGAACGACGTTTTCAGCCGTCTTGCGACCTGGATGGTTGGGCGGCAAGTAGAAGATCTTACCTCGGGTTTTCGAGTGGTGAAGGCCGACAAATTCCGCAAATTCCTTTATTTGCTGCCAAATGGCTTTTCCTACCCGACCACCATCACTATGAGCTTTTTCCGGGCCGGCTTCAGCGTGGCTTATCTGCCCATCCATACGCCTCGACGCACCACAGGGAAAAGCCATATCCAGCCGACGCGAGATGGTTTGCGCTTCCTCCTGATTATCTTCAAGATCGGAACACTGTATTCACCCCTAAAATTATTTTTGCCGATCAGCCTGGCCTTTTTTTTCTCGGGCTTGGGCTATTATCTATTCACGTTCGTTACAGAGCATCGCTTTACCAACATGAGCGCGCTGCTATTAACCTCTTCCATGCTGATATTCCTGATCGGGCTAATTTCAGAGCAGATCACCATGCTGATCTACAAAGACAGTGATTAG
- a CDS encoding glycosyltransferase yields MISNKTTPQRRKLLVLTSTFPRWEGDNEPPFVFELCRRLSANFDVLVMAPHTPGAKTRETMSGLTVVRFRYFFEWGETLAYQGGILANLRSNRLRYLLVPLFIISQLIVLMRLSAREKPDIVHAHWLIPQGLVAVAAGLFSRRRTALLCTAHGSDLYSLRGQLLSALKRAVMLRSDRVTVVSGAMKSYAISLGAEPDSISVISMGVDMADTFTPATHTMRRNNELLFVGKLTAQKGIESLVRAMPRIVKTHPDTILSIAGKGPDEKSLRALAEALEIAKNVNFLGAIPNEKLPELYRRATALVFPSTTEEGFGLVCVEAMACECPVIASDLPAVREILQDGETGLLFKPNDSDKLAAKILTLLAEPALRQSMGRAARDSVSQRFDWKVTVQRYDDLLNGLLTS; encoded by the coding sequence GTGATTAGCAACAAAACCACACCACAAAGAAGAAAGCTGCTGGTACTTACATCGACCTTTCCCCGCTGGGAGGGGGACAATGAACCACCCTTTGTGTTTGAACTTTGCCGGCGCCTTAGTGCGAATTTCGATGTTCTAGTGATGGCACCGCATACTCCGGGTGCAAAAACACGCGAGACGATGAGCGGGTTGACGGTGGTGCGTTTTCGTTATTTTTTCGAGTGGGGCGAAACGCTAGCCTATCAGGGGGGAATTCTAGCCAATCTTCGCAGCAACCGACTCCGTTACCTGCTTGTCCCCTTATTCATTATTAGTCAGTTGATTGTCCTGATGCGGTTGTCCGCCCGGGAAAAACCCGACATCGTGCATGCTCACTGGCTGATCCCACAAGGCTTGGTTGCTGTCGCAGCCGGACTGTTTTCCCGCCGCCGCACCGCGCTGCTCTGTACCGCCCACGGTAGCGATCTGTACAGCTTGCGGGGGCAGCTACTTTCAGCGCTTAAGCGCGCTGTGATGCTCCGATCAGACAGGGTAACCGTGGTTAGCGGCGCCATGAAGAGCTACGCGATTTCCCTTGGCGCTGAACCGGATAGCATTTCGGTCATCTCCATGGGTGTGGATATGGCAGATACCTTCACTCCCGCCACGCACACGATGCGCCGCAATAATGAATTGCTTTTCGTAGGCAAGCTCACCGCGCAGAAAGGCATAGAGTCGCTTGTGAGAGCCATGCCTCGAATAGTTAAAACCCATCCCGACACCATACTTTCTATTGCAGGGAAGGGCCCCGATGAGAAATCCCTGCGCGCACTGGCCGAAGCTCTGGAGATAGCAAAGAACGTAAATTTTCTTGGCGCCATCCCCAACGAGAAGCTACCCGAACTCTACCGTCGGGCGACAGCTTTAGTGTTTCCCTCCACGACCGAGGAAGGTTTTGGCTTGGTATGCGTAGAGGCGATGGCTTGCGAATGCCCAGTAATAGCTTCTGATCTGCCTGCCGTGCGGGAAATCCTTCAGGATGGTGAAACCGGGCTGCTATTTAAGCCAAATGACAGCGACAAACTTGCCGCCAAGATACTTACCCTGCTGGCTGAACCAGCATTACGTCAAAGCATGGGGCGAGCCGCGAGAGATTCTGTATCACAACGATTTGACTGGAAAGTTACCGTCCAGCGTTATGATGATCTGCTAAATGGCCTATTGACGAGCTGA
- a CDS encoding divergent PAP2 family protein, whose translation MDFSYALTPFLAWLVAGMMKFLINSIKGKQLAFGLIGYGGLPSNHSAIVSSMAALIALKEGVGHPAFGVALTLAFVVVLDASGLRRQVGEHAVAINSLVASSNARERLRERMGHTRTEIVAGILVGIGVAAAIRIVLGG comes from the coding sequence ATGGATTTCTCGTACGCACTCACCCCCTTTCTCGCTTGGCTCGTAGCCGGCATGATGAAATTTCTGATCAACAGTATTAAGGGAAAGCAACTGGCATTTGGATTGATAGGATATGGCGGCCTGCCAAGCAATCACAGCGCTATCGTGAGCAGCATGGCGGCACTCATTGCGTTAAAGGAGGGCGTCGGTCACCCCGCTTTTGGCGTGGCGCTCACCTTGGCGTTTGTTGTCGTGCTGGATGCGAGCGGCCTGCGTCGGCAAGTGGGCGAGCATGCTGTTGCGATTAACAGTCTGGTGGCATCATCTAACGCCCGAGAGAGGCTGCGGGAACGCATGGGGCACACCCGCACCGAGATCGTTGCCGGTATCCTGGTTGGCATTGGCGTGGCGGCCGCCATACGTATTGTTCTGGGCGGATGA